The Anser cygnoides isolate HZ-2024a breed goose chromosome 13, Taihu_goose_T2T_genome, whole genome shotgun sequence genome contains the following window.
AGATTTACAGCGGAGGGGTTCCCACCAtgtggcagcagggagagggacagaggggacacgggggggtcCTGAGGCACCTGTGTGGCACTTCAGGGAGGAGACGGCTCCTGGTACCTGCTATCGGCGCTGGGTGGATCCAGTAGATGGTCACATTTCTGCAGATGTCAAAAATCTTGGAGCTCTTCAGGAATTCCTTGTTCTGAATGGGCTTTTCGCCAGGCACCCAGACCATGGACTGTTCAAAGTAGGTGGTGGTGATTTCTTCTCCCTGGAAGAAGAGCGAGATTTCACCCCGGCGTGGTGAGACACCCCCTCCGCACCGCTGTGCCCCTCTTCTCCGCCGTTCCCCAGTGCAGCCCTCCCCTCCAAGGAGCTGGATTTCTCTGCTCAGCCCCTAGGTCGGGGTGCTCACCGGGTGGGTGTGCGATACCCTGCTGGTCCCCGCGGAGCGACCCCGCCGTGGGCCTCGTCCTGCTGCCCACACTTGGCCAGCAGCGCCCTGCTCTCCCCTCGCTCCGTTCACTGTGCTGCAGAAGCCTTCTCCTTTGCAGTCCCCACCATCTGGAACAGCCTTCTGTAGCTCCCCAGCTCATTTAAAATCACAGATTAAAACatctctctgctttgctcttaCTACTTAATTTGTCTCTCCTTCTGCTACTGATTTTGTGATCGAACACTTTAATTTATTCCTCACAAAAATTCTTCGCACGGCCATATCCTGTAATTTATACCACATGTCTCTGCCAGTGCGTTGTCCCATGGTGTGCTTTGGCAGGCACTTAGGGAGGGAGATATATAAAGATTATTGGATGGGTCTGCGCTGAGCTGTCTGCCAAGGCAACGCGGTGGATGTTGGTGGCGGTAGCCCATAGAGCAAGCTGGCAAATGGCATTTTCTCTCCAGAAGGTGTCTGGAgctgcatttctcttttataGATTTTTTCCTTATGGCTTTGGGAAGTCTTAAGTCAAGAGCCAGCGACACCTGACCGATTCTGGGTcgttttcagcatttttgctgAAAGCCGTCCCGTCGGCAAGGCGGCCTGAAGGAGCTGGTGGCGCTGGGGCTCCAGCACTGTTGTGTTTCCCCAGTGCATGGGGAGGGGTTTGCCTCCTTTCCTGCTtcccccccagcactgcagagagccgggggaggggagagagcagaGATCGCTGCTGAAGATACCGGGCACGTGCTTCCCGATTTCTCCAAAGGCAGCCAGGCTCCCCGGAAGAAATGGAACTTCCTAAATCTACATTTATCTCACTGGGTTTTACATTTCAGCTCTCCACCCGGGGCAATGCTCTGCTGAAGATTGAAAAGTCATATCCGTTTTACGATGGTAGCAGAAAAGATCTATTAGCTTCTTATGGCATAATCAAAGAACCCGCGTCTCGGAATTTGGGTCACGATTCAGGGAAACGTTTCTGCACGCGCTTTATTTTGAACACACGTTCTGCCGGCATTTCGTGGGCAGCGGCTTCCTGGGGAGGGGGAACGGCACCGGCCTTCGTCCTGGGAGCAGGCAgccggggctgtgccagcaccaCGGCCTCGGTGAGGGGGCACGCACAGGTCCTGCCCCGCGCACCGGGGAGCGAGCCGGCACGTCAGCCTGCACCGGCAGAATGGGGCTGAAATGCGGAGTTTAACACTTTTTCCGTGCCACGCACAAAGCGTGCAccttgctgcagcagggctggggctcacCCTGGCGCAGAAGGGCTTTTTGCACGCGCCGCGGTGGCAGCGCTCGGCCGGGCTGTATGCAAGTGGCGAAGCGCTCTCCCAGATCGCATTTCTTCAATGCGGCTGCTCTTTTAAATTCATTACTTCTGCCTCATTCTGCTCGAGAACAGGAGGCTCAGCTCTCGGAGAAAACAATTTGATTGACTTTTTGGTGTCTGCTAATCCTGAGCTGCCTTGCGACCTTTTGACTACAACAGGATTATTGTTCTTGATCTTCGGTATTGTGCTGAGAGGTTTTTGTCTGTTGGCTGCCTAATCCCGTTTCTTTCGACttgttgttttcagaagcaATCCTCTGAAATAAGATAATTTTATGAAGCGATCACAGCTCGTTATTTCTTTATTGCGGATTCTCCGGGCAGGCTGGCGCggatggggctgcagggggagcaCTGGCCTTGCCGGGGTGCCTCGCGGAGCCGCGTGCTGTTCTGTTCACGTACCTCGAGTTCAGGGATCTTGGCCTCTGTAGTCTCAGGTATGACTTTTGTCTGAGTTTTGATGAAGCATTTTTGAAGCCCCACAAAGAAGATGCCAGTTATTCCCTGCAGCATCAAAACAAAGAGCAGGCAAGCAGTCACGGCAAAGCAGGAGGATAAATAACAGGATCCTACAGGGAGTGCAGCTGGATCAGAGTTTAGtcatatttttcctgttgatgTTTTTGTGCAAACtctgttcagcagcagagctAAGATGTACTAACAGGTTCTCCTAAGGGATATTGCATTTTATGGTTTGGGAGAATTGGgctttttacaaatattttcagccGGATAGTCATAAAATTCTACTTTGCTCCCCTTCTCCTTATTACTATCATGAGCTCtagttacataaataaaaatatgcagaataCTGTTTGACCATTATGGTTATATGAACATTCAGCCCTCAGTTCCTGCTAGGCTATTAGATGAAAATTTTGCCATATGTCACTGCACAGGGTATTTTCCTACAAATTTTAATTAGGTTTCAGAGAGAGCCTACGACATTGTCACAATGTTTTAATGCTCTCCAGACAGACAAATGTACTGGATTTGGATAGATTTATGATGATTGCATTCCTTTGCAAGGGTAAATCCAATAACTAGgtcttgcttttaaaatgtatttcattggAACTGAACCACGCTGCTCTTAAATACTGGTGAAAGCTTACGTAGGCACACATCTCCTTTCCTTTGAGAGGGTGCCCAGACAGCCTGCAGATAGGAATTGCTCTCCCTGATGCAGAACAAAACCATCCTGGGGCTTGCTCCAGTGACACCACAGCATCCTAAGGGATCCCATCACTCCTCTTGCAGCTGGGCTGTTAAGCACGTTGTGTTTTAAACACCGATGTGGGGTGTGTGACCCAGCTGGGTCCCCTCCCGGTGGGGTGCCAGGGCCAGTCCCACTGAGCATCGCCAAGGGCTCTCTAGCAAGGGGACGGGGTCTTGGCAGGGCTCCCACCACAGATGCTGCTGCACTCACGTTCTTGAAGTCGTGAATCTCCAGGATTTCCTCACTGCCATTCCCACTCCTGAAGGTCTCCGTCCTGGCCAGCGGGTCAATCTCCATCACAATCTTCTTCTTCTCGCCATGGCTGAAGAAGGTGTGCTCCACGTCGTAGACCTGTGAGGGGCAAAAACGCGCCGGCTGAGCCCCCACTAGCTTTCACAGCCTTCCCCGTGCCCTGGCTCCCCCGCCGTGGCACGTGCAGGGAGCCAGGACAACTTTCTGGATATTGCAAGGGGAGGCAGCTCCCGGGGAAGAAGGGCAGGATGGGGCCAGGCGTGCGTGGCTGCAGCTTGAACACCCAGACCTACGCTTGGCCGTGGGATAAACGGGGCACCTGAATAGGAGCGGGCAGACATGAGGCTGGAAGGAGGTGCTCATCCCACACCCATTTACAACCCAGGCTGGACTGAAGCCCTGACCAAGGCACTTTgccctcccctgtcccctgctcACTTACTCCGTCATTGTACCCCTGGCTTGCGTGCTCCATCGCCGCACCCCCGTCTCATAGCTCTTGGTCTGCGCCCTCTGCTTTCCCTGGGAAGCGCTTCCCTCCGCCTCAAGGAGGCTGGGGATCGCCTGTGGATCAAAGCCCTCCTCGAGGGCTGCTGAAGAGCTGCAGGGCGTACCAGCCTGCTTCCCGGCGTGCTCGTCCCCACCGGGAGCTGCGGGGAGCAGCCCTCTCCTCCTCGCAGGTGCTCACCGCGCTCAGCAAGCCCGGCAGCCCCTGCGGATGCCCGACCCTTAAAGGATGAGTAGTGGCAGATGCTGtctgaagcacagaaatgaTCCTGCTGGCACAGCGAGAGCTGGCGCGCTTAGAGGGGTCTCCTTTCCTGAATCAAATAGCGGCATGCGGAAGCAAAGGGCTTGTGCAAAACCCTTTTCAGGGTCAGCATACCCCATTTTGCAACTGCTGGAAGAAGCCTCGGTGCAGGACCCAGCTGTGCAGTGCAGTAACTACCGGGGTACCTTTGCCCCTGGTAAAAATTTGAAGAATGATATGTTTCTTGGCAGTCGTGAGCATCTCCTGTTAGTCAGCAGGAGGCTtttataaagatatatatatgtcaATCGATTTTATGGTATGGAAGAAGTAGTGCAAAGCCTAAAATGGCTGGAAGGCTGCCCATTTTGACTGACAAAATGCGCACAGTGCCATAAATCAGTTATGGGAGGGTACGATCCCGGGTGGCACCTTACTCTCAAGTTCCTCTCCATTTACAAAGAATTATTCGTGCCAGCACTGTGGCCAGCTAACCCATTTGGGCTTGGCTAGCTCCCTGCTGCTTGGAGAGATGGTTTATAGGCCTAAAAATTACTCTTGCTTGCCAGTCCTTGAAATACGTCCCCCTGCGAGGACACGACGTGCCCCTTGCTAGCAGGCTCGCCGCCTCCGCGTGCGGCAGCGCTGCCAAGGGGATGCTGCCGTGCAGAGGGCAGCACCAGGCCAAGGAAATAGCGGAGGAAATATtctttaagatttctttttcctttctttggatGTTTGAAGGGAGCTCAAAGgggctttttgttctttaaagagCTCAATTCCCTTCGGTTCGTGATTTTGAGCCTCCCCGTCCTGGTTTCCTGGCAGGATAAGGGCCGGCTGGTGGAACCGCTGCCCTGCCCGCCCCTGCCCTTGCTCTCCCATCAGGGCTGGCgcagaaaagctttcagaaacaaCGAAAACCCTCCGTCCTTCTCCAGAGTCACTGGCGAGGTCGTGGGAGCCCAGGGCTGGCATTTCGGCTGCCGGGAGCAGGACTCCCCCCAGCGTCTCTTCCCTTGCCAAGCCAGCACAGGCAAAGCCTGACTGTAACTTTTCTTACCCTCCATGGGCCATTTCGATGCACGAGCATTCTCTCCTTGCTGCCAGGAACGTTTTCCTTACACGGCTTCGTTTCGAAAGGGTAAATGACCGTTCCTGAGCCCTGGGTGGTCCCTCCCCTCCGCCGCTTGCTAACAACATCCCCGTCCCCGCTGGCTTCAACCACGCTGCGTTTGGCCAGCGCTGGGGTTCCCTTGTGCCTCACCCCTCGGCCCTGACCCCCGCCGTTCCCTTGATGTCCGGCCAGCGCCCCCGCACCGCTGCCGCCCGGGGCTGGGCGAGAGCCTGGGGTgagcagcctcccccccccggctggcACGCACCGTGCTTTTCGAGGAACAGTAGAGACTTTATAAACGTCTTGGCAGGAGCCTGGCCGCACATATGGCTTTTATTGCTTTGAATTTCGGTATTTCGTTCTTCTTGCTGATAAAAAGACAAAGCCTCTGGCGCCTGAGGGCCCACggggcagcaaggagggaggGGATGCCACTGCGGGGAAGGGGATGCGCATGGGGGCTTGGGGGATGTCGCCGCTCTCGGGAGTCAGCAAAAAACCAATGCGGGGTGCAGCCCAGGGCCTCCTGACCGACCCTGGGCACGCAGAGCACAACTAGCAGCGTGCGTGTAGGCAGCGGGGAATAAAGGAGCACAAGCCAGTTAGCAGGAGCTCCCTCTCCAAAAGCTAATCCGTCTCACCGTCCCCTCGCATTGCAGACACATTAAAGTAAGAAATATAATCCGTGACAATCAATCACCACTGCGTCCTggctttctctcctctttgtgCGGTGGCATAATGACTTTTCCACCGGTTTCTGGCAAGAtaattgaaatgaaatggaaaatattttcttacttgTCATAAAATTTGCTGCCGGTGAAATAGAGTAACTTTAACTCTTCACGGCGCAGCTCCCGTACCCTTTAATTGTCAGCTAGGGAAGGAATGTGGGGACAGAGAAAAAAGCCAGCCCATAGAAAGTAAAAGCTAGTTATGAATAAtacaaggattttaaaaaagttCCCACAAATGCTTACAGTGTAAGCAAAGCCATTCTGCAAACTTGCCTGGATTTCAGGGTGTAGTTAAAAGTGAAGCGAGCAGGGGAAGAGCCCCAGCTGGGGGAAGCGGAGCTCTGAGACGCTGGACCCGAGAGGTCGTACTTACTTTTCTGGGTGTTGGGTTCCAGAGGTATTTGACACCGAAAAATATGAGAATCAGAGAAATGACCAGCACGCTGAAGAGCAGTCCGCAGATCTTGTACCTGGTGCAGGTCTTCTTTCGGGTCTTGGATGCTTCTGCCTAATCAATTACAAAAGAGCCATCTCCAGAGGTCTGCTAACCATTCACGGAGGGGCGAGCACACGCACATCAGACACTTGTCGCCCTCACCAACACCGGCTCGCAAGCTGCCCCGCGGCGAAGCACGCCGTGAACTTACGTCCAGAAAGCGGCACTCCTCGGGGCCGAGCCGCGACGTCCCTCCCATGATCTCCGCGGCTGGCTGCTCCCTGCGCGCGAGGACGAGCCGGCTCCGAGGTGGAGTTACAGAGGCTCTGGGCTGCACATGCAGGGGGAAGGCTGGGTTTCTGCGGCTCCGATGACGGCTGCAGCCAGCTTTCCCCCGCaggctgcctgccccagcccctgcaccccgcTGGAGGCCCTCCtggctcccggggctgcggctgggCGCACGGGTGGGCGAGAGGGGGCAGCTGCGGCTCGCAGGGTGCAAGCTATTTGCACCGTTTTGGAGGCGCACCCGCGCTCACCTCCACTGCGTGGTGTCCATCAGCCCCGTCGGGGGTCCCAGCTGGGGTTTCGGGGATTTTCCTTtaagctctgctcctgcttctgctcccagccctgcaccgACCTGTTGGATGCACCCGGGCAGCGCGAGGGCTCCCTGTGctcctgggggctctggggccgTGGGTCCCTGCGGGGCAGGGATCTGCGGGCACGGCAGGGGTGCAGGGGTGTACGTGGGCACGTGCTCGTGTTTGTGTGCCTGCATGcgtgtgcatgtgcatgcataCATGGGCATGGGTGTGCACATGTGGGCATGTGCATCTGCATGCATGCACGCGCGTGCACAAACATccgtgtgtgtgcgtgcacgtGCGAGCACCCCCTCAGCAGCACAGTAGGAAGCCTGAGCTCTCCCCACGGAGGGGTCTGGCACCCCACGCTCGCTCTGTGCAGCTCCCGCGTTGCCCCAAAATCAGCCTAGCCAGGAATTTCCTGAGTAAATTTTTTTGTATGGAAAAAATTTCCATTTGTTGAAATCGTCccatttcttcatggaaatgaACCCATTCTAAGACAAGCTTCAGTACTCCAGTGTTAAGTTTCTGGTCTGAACAGGAAGGAGGCTCCCTGGTGCGGAGGAGCTGGCATGCGCTGTTTTTTGAGCTCTTTGCGCTAATAAAAGCCCTGAGTGCATCATGCGCTAATTAAAAGTGCACTGAAAGGATGAAAATCCACATCGAGCTTTGTTCTGGGtgagaaacagaggaagaaatggcaGCGATGGGGATGCCACGGTGAGGCCAGGTCTGGCGCTGGCGCTGCGAGCCCCGCGCAGGCATGCACAGGAGCTGCCCCTgcccgctgcagctgcagcaagcCCACAGGAATGCAAATACTCAGGGCTTTAATATCTGAGAGGCCAAAAGCAGAAGGGAGTCGTATTGACAAGTGAGAGGCAGAAGGTtatttggaggagaaaaataactttttaatggAAAGCAATCGCAGTCAGCCTTcaaaaacatctaaaatattttggaaatctGAGTGCAGCAAATACGTGCAGCCACTGCGTTTATATTTCTGcacttttcttttcaacagaaaGTTTCACCTCTAAAGCTTttgttcttcactgaaaacTGAAGTATCTGTTTTGGActgaaaacatatattttttttttcctgtcaaaatTACTGCTTCAGAGAACTTTGGAGCTGCTCTACTGAAAGACGGTTATGATTACAGGAAAGAATTACAGCAGCGCTGTTAACCAGACATAATTGATCAACATAGCAGCCATCTTCACAATATCCCCCACTCCAGGCACAGGAAACACTGCAAATACCACTCGTAAACCAAATTaggcattattattttattactgttgtAAGGTAAATGTCAAGTTTTTTAATGGCAATCACTGTAACTCCGGCAGGAGTCAGGCAGCTGAATTAGCTCGAAGAGGTGAGAACCTCCCAGGGCTGGAAGTTAATAAAACTCAATAAATATCATCACCCCCCTCTCCCCGcttgcccccagcacccatacTGTGCAGGGAGCAGGATGAGACCCCTGTGCACCACTGCTCTCTGTAGGGAGCTGTATAAATACTCAGCATCGAGCTATGGGTTTGGTAGGAGCAAAACCCCATCTGAACAAAGCTGTCCTCGCTGTCAGCAGCTCTGACGCTTGCAGAGGCTGCGGTGGCCGCGGTCTGCAGGTCAGTGCAGCCCCTCCAGGTCCTGCTCCTTCGGGGTGCATGGAGAGAGCTCAGGCTCAGCCATTCaggttttcagagaaaaatctgGGTTTTCCATGAAAAGGCAACAattccaggggaaaaaatatcaatCGCTTTAAGACCACAATCAGGTTCTCtgtaaaaaaaagcatttccgATGAAAATCTCCCATCAGCGCCAATGAAGAGGTAACAATTACTAATTTTCCTCGAAGCTAATGAGTGCGAGTCTGTATGACGGGAGAATTTAATCTGATGTGAAGTGAGGAAGAGAAGCAATGCTGATATTAATGTGTGACTAATTGATACCCAGAAGAAcatttgaaattattaaaagGCATTTGATTTTTGCACAGGACAGTAAGAGGCTCATTGCCTATGATCGGTGcgtcctttcctttcctgcttcaatttgcccagaaaaaaatctatcatGTCTGCGGTGTAGATTGAGTGCTGCATAAAATCTCTGTGTCTGGAAATGTTATACCAAGAAATTCCTCCTGGACAGCGCAGGGGTTTGTGCGCAGCGTGAGCGGGGGCGAGAAGCCCGGCAGAAATAAAATAGGCCCCGAACCACTGAAGCAGCTCCCCAAAGCAGCACGGCTTGGACAGCAACCTCCAGCCGAAAACGAACTGTGATTAATAGGGTGCTCTTTGTTCTAATGAAAAACCCATTAAGGTCAGTGGCAGCATCTCTGAGCAGCACTAAATCGGAACGATGGAGACAGTAAAGTTAaaaatgagccataatattAATGTGGATAGTGAATTAATTGGGCAATTCCATAGGCAGTAAGTAAATCACGCCGTTTAGTGTGGGACGGGGCGCCTCGTGGCTCCCAccgcagggcagcagcaccggggACCCCGGCCCCCCGACCACCTTCACCCCGCCTTTGGGTGCTGCCGGGGGTCTCCCCGCGGGGACGTGCCTCTCGCGCTGCTCCCCTGCTGGGTGATGTGTCTGCTCCCGTCTGCCCAACTGCTGCTTCCACCGTCCCGGGCAGCAAACGGAGAAAGGGAGCAATCCCCTATAAACGGAGCTCGTTAGCCACTGGGCTGATTACGTAGAGCCGTTTCTGCTCCAACCTCTCCCATTTTCTGCAACTTTTGGCAGATGAGAGGCTGCGTTATCTCCTCTTATCAATTAGCCGCGTATGGCCCCTGTTGAAGGGAGGTTTCGGTAATCAGCCTACTCATCATTCGCTGTTTATCTTAAGTTCACAGCGTGGTAGAAAACTCCAGAGACATACTTGATGTAAGTTAAGAAACTTAATCATTGTGATAAAACTGCTCCGGGATTTGGACTTCACGTTTGAGGGGCACGTGGCACGTGGCGCTCTCGCGGCCGCTAGCTGCGGCAGATTATGCAGAGCTGACAAACCTTTTGGAAACAATACAGAAGATGAATTTGCGGTGGCCACCCTGAAGGAGCCTCTCAGAAAGTGATTACCGACGACACACACGCTTCTCCTTGTTCACAGCCCATGAAAAATCCTGCTTCTCCGAGCTGCGCGGCTGGCTCGGGGGACAGCTACCTCATTTCTGCCGTTGTGGCTCCCTCGTCAACAGAAGTTATTAACGGAGCCGGAGAATTTTATCCAAATGCCGGTTTCATCTTGATAAATAACAATTTCGTGTCTGTGTTCTACTAGATGACTGCatggttttatttcaaatacttaaCTTCTTCAGAAACGCTTCCCCGTGCACGAGGTTTACCTCATCCACGGAGTATGTGCTGAGCCGCTTTTTTCGCCCAGCTTTGAATATCCGAGATGCAAAGACCAAAGCCATAATCCTCCGCTATCATAAGTCACTTCTCCCAATAAAGAGCTACTTCCTACTGGGAGTGCTAAAATGTAATTGAAAGCTACGCGTGTGTTGGTGTCGCACGGAAaaccattttattaaaaatagtttaaggCTGAAAGGGTTGTTAAGGTCCAAAGCGATATTCCAGGGCTCCTCTCCGACGCGCGCGCAAGGAAACAGCAGAGCGACGACGTCGGAAGCGGGCGGTCGGCGCCCCCACCCTCGCTGCCCCCGAGCCTGCCCCTCTGTCACGGCCACGccggcagccccgctgccatTGAGCCACACACCCGTCCTGTCAAAAAGCGTATTTTTAGCTGAGATAAAAACGCACGCCGCTCGGAGCTGCCGTAGAGGTGCTAGCGCTGGATGCTGTGCTTACGGCActggctggctgctcggggTAACGCGGGCGTTTCTCTGCCGGCAGTTAATTTCAGCGTGCCTAGTCAGAGGCAGGTGCGTTTGTGATTTCGGAGCTGTGGTAGAAAGGAGTGGACGAGGTCAGGCCCGCGGCGTGGGCACAGCGTGAGGTTTCcctctggggacagcagagcCCGAACGGCACCGGTCGGGAGCTCTGCGGTGGGAAACCTGCAGGCAGAAGGCAGCTTTGGTGAAGATTGCTGCATCGTGCTGAGACTGCGCGAAGGGCCTAGACAGCTGATTATCATCGCTTAGTAAACCTAAAGTATTAACGTGTTAAAAATTTCCACCCGAATCAATTCAGTTTAGTGTCACATGGGCCTCTTGCGTTGCTTTACGCTGTCATCTGATATGTGCATTAACGTTGTTTACTTCCTAAAGCAAGTAAAGGCAAAGTTGAATGTGACTAATCAGGAAGGAATCCATTAAACTGAAGAATTTTGACacagttaatttttctttgattgTCATAAAATCTTCCACTGATGGTCTTTGCAATTAATCGCGCTGCGGTGGTGCAAGCATCATTTTCCCTTGTCCTCGGAGACCGCACGTGTTTGGCGGGCTCAGTGttgcagggaagggaggacGGTGTCCTGGTCTCCCGGGTGTGTCGGGGTTTATTGAGTTCCTGCGGCTCAGGGGATGGGGTTTTTGCCCGGTCCTTTCTTGTAACGTCTCCACGCAGCTctggctgctcccctgcacctCTGGCTCTGCGCTATGTACAGCCGAGCCACGCACAGCTTCAGGGGccttttagcaaaaaaaaaaaaaagctattttaaaaatcagtcacACAAATAAAGTGAAACAAGATCAACATGATTGCCCGTCTCTGTCCCAAACAGAAGGAAGCTGTGGAAAGCTCTGGAGATCAACGTTGGGGTTCACTTAGCAAGAACgtggagctgtggctgctgg
Protein-coding sequences here:
- the TNMD gene encoding tenomodulin codes for the protein MGGTSRLGPEECRFLDAEASKTRKKTCTRYKICGLLFSVLVISLILIFFGVKYLWNPTPRKVYDVEHTFFSHGEKKKIVMEIDPLARTETFRSGNGSEEILEIHDFKNGITGIFFVGLQKCFIKTQTKVIPETTEAKIPELEGEEITTTYFEQSMVWVPGEKPIQNKEFLKSSKIFDICRNVTIYWIHPAPIAAPELADLEGAEEEDPELLADNQSWLDGGSEQEAEKGAQPGPKRRARQLTEEDLPVNDYTENGLEFHPLWDERGYCCAQCRRANRYCRRVCEPLLGYYPYPYCYQGGRVICRIIMPCNWWIARMLGRV